A single window of Desulfovibrio inopinatus DSM 10711 DNA harbors:
- a CDS encoding tetratricopeptide repeat protein: protein MDVQGVNALKLLGYAYATNGKVEEAIMVHEALEALPALDPTIDRELEVYAARRLAWLYVKSGRYADAVPKAQFFLQRADNDSDRAMSWLALAHAYRALGQDPEADDAVKRFLSLRGRG from the coding sequence ATGGACGTCCAAGGGGTGAACGCACTGAAATTGCTTGGTTACGCATACGCCACAAACGGCAAGGTGGAGGAAGCGATCATGGTCCATGAGGCACTGGAGGCGTTGCCAGCGTTGGACCCCACGATTGATCGAGAACTTGAGGTGTACGCCGCCAGGCGATTGGCCTGGCTGTACGTCAAATCTGGACGCTATGCCGATGCCGTGCCCAAAGCGCAATTTTTTCTGCAACGGGCGGATAATGACAGTGACCGAGCCATGAGCTGGTTGGCTTTGGCTCATGCCTATCGTGCGCTGGGTCAAGACCCTGAAGCCGACGACGCCGTGAAGCGTTTTCTTTCCCTACGAGGCAGGGGCTAG
- the sctV gene encoding type III secretion system export apparatus subunit SctV has product MANKLEMLAKNASQFNDILLVLLLTAIIGLMILPAPTPLLDTLIAVNMSISVILLLISNYITSPLAFSVFPTLLLFTTLFKLSLNVASTRLILLQADAGKIIQTFGEFVVGGNFVVGVVVFLVLTVVQFIVLAKGAERVAEVSARFTLDAMPGKQMSIDADMRSGAIDMAEARRLRERVGKESQFFGAMDGAMKFVKGDAIAAILIVGVNIIGGLTIGITQHGMSAEEALTTYSILSIGDGLVSQIPAIFICITAGTIVTRVTTEDSSSLGSDIGRQILNQPKALLIGGGLLLLMGLIPGFPKIQFFILATIFGYIGYHLLKVKKMPIKQTAEEALSKTMSSATQPDSAKKEKPGEESEEDEEEPITAPLLVFASSNLLSCFSAEDLNQELRRLRKTLFLDLGVPFPGINFDFADTMEPNSYVLMINEIPMARGILKPDKVFVRESAEHLRAMGFQFEEAERFLPGIETIWVDQAKAPLLDKAGFSHLTPPQVLSLHLSLLLTKYADEFVGMQVTKFTLNKVEKYYPDLCREAQRVVPVPKMSEIFQRLVQEGVSIRDMNTVLEALVEWGGKEKDVIMLTEYVRSSLKRQISYRYTGGQNILSAYILDPGVEETVRDAIRQTSTGSFLALPPDTSKALVDAVVDNVGDLTGVNPTPVLLTSLDIRRFVRKLIEATLYELPVLSYQELTAEVVVQPVGRITL; this is encoded by the coding sequence ATGGCGAATAAGCTCGAAATGTTGGCTAAGAACGCGAGCCAATTTAATGATATTCTGCTGGTTCTTCTTCTGACGGCTATCATCGGCCTGATGATTCTGCCGGCACCAACGCCGCTCCTAGACACACTCATTGCAGTGAATATGTCCATTTCAGTCATTTTACTGCTCATCTCCAATTATATTACGTCACCGCTCGCCTTTTCCGTGTTTCCAACATTGCTGCTGTTTACCACGCTCTTCAAACTGTCGCTAAACGTCGCCAGCACACGGCTCATTTTACTGCAAGCCGACGCCGGAAAGATTATTCAAACATTCGGTGAATTCGTGGTGGGGGGGAATTTCGTCGTTGGTGTGGTGGTATTCTTAGTATTAACCGTGGTGCAGTTCATTGTGTTGGCCAAGGGCGCTGAGCGTGTGGCCGAAGTCAGTGCGCGCTTCACGTTGGACGCCATGCCCGGTAAGCAAATGTCCATCGATGCGGACATGCGCTCCGGGGCAATCGACATGGCCGAGGCAAGGCGGCTTCGCGAGCGAGTGGGGAAGGAGAGCCAGTTTTTTGGGGCTATGGACGGCGCGATGAAGTTCGTCAAAGGTGATGCCATTGCCGCAATTCTCATCGTCGGAGTGAATATTATTGGTGGCCTGACTATCGGGATTACGCAGCATGGTATGTCTGCTGAGGAAGCGTTAACCACGTACTCCATTTTGAGTATCGGTGACGGGCTTGTTTCTCAAATTCCGGCAATTTTCATCTGTATTACAGCAGGAACAATCGTCACCCGCGTTACTACCGAGGATTCCAGCAGCCTAGGGAGCGATATTGGGCGACAGATTCTGAACCAGCCCAAGGCGTTGCTCATTGGCGGCGGGTTATTGCTGCTCATGGGACTCATCCCGGGCTTTCCCAAAATCCAGTTTTTTATTCTTGCGACAATTTTTGGTTACATTGGGTATCATTTGTTGAAGGTGAAAAAAATGCCGATAAAGCAAACTGCCGAGGAAGCACTCTCCAAAACGATGTCCTCGGCGACGCAGCCTGACAGTGCCAAAAAAGAGAAACCCGGCGAAGAAAGTGAAGAAGACGAAGAGGAGCCGATAACAGCTCCATTGTTGGTGTTCGCATCATCGAATCTCTTAAGCTGTTTTTCCGCCGAAGACTTGAATCAGGAGTTGCGACGCCTGCGTAAAACTTTATTTTTGGATCTGGGCGTACCATTTCCAGGCATCAACTTCGACTTCGCCGACACCATGGAGCCCAACAGTTATGTATTGATGATCAACGAAATCCCCATGGCTCGGGGAATTCTCAAACCAGACAAGGTCTTTGTACGAGAAAGCGCAGAACATTTGCGTGCCATGGGCTTTCAGTTCGAGGAAGCTGAACGGTTTCTACCGGGCATCGAAACGATTTGGGTGGATCAAGCCAAAGCACCGTTGTTAGACAAAGCGGGCTTCTCGCATTTGACGCCACCGCAAGTGTTGTCGTTGCATCTGTCACTCCTGTTGACCAAGTATGCGGATGAGTTCGTAGGCATGCAGGTCACAAAATTCACCCTGAATAAGGTGGAAAAATATTATCCCGACCTCTGTCGGGAGGCGCAACGTGTCGTGCCCGTGCCCAAAATGTCTGAGATTTTTCAGAGGCTGGTGCAAGAGGGAGTGTCCATCCGCGACATGAACACCGTACTGGAGGCCCTGGTAGAATGGGGGGGCAAGGAAAAAGACGTGATCATGCTCACTGAGTACGTCCGTTCCTCGCTCAAACGACAAATTAGTTATCGTTATACAGGGGGGCAGAACATCCTTTCGGCGTATATTTTGGACCCGGGCGTGGAGGAAACCGTCCGTGATGCCATTCGTCAGACCTCCACAGGGTCGTTTCTGGCACTGCCGCCGGACACGTCCAAGGCGTTGGTAGACGCAGTTGTAGATAATGTGGGTGATCTGACCGGCGTGAATCCCACCCCTGTATTGCTAACGTCGTTGGACATTCGTCGTTTCGTTCGTAAGCTCATTGAAGCCACGCTCTACGAACTGCCCGTGCTTTCTTATCAGGAACTCACGGCTGAGGTGGTAGTGCAGCCCGTTGGACGCATTACCTTGTGA